In the genome of Conger conger chromosome 8, fConCon1.1, whole genome shotgun sequence, one region contains:
- the si:ch211-63p21.1 gene encoding uncharacterized protein si:ch211-63p21.1 isoform X1 produces the protein MSRVCVCSHCCGPHALQEAQKGGKHTGLKARSSEGYGTEEECLLSDPQGDSDADADIEDTDSRLQEGRPLQRMSFRRRRRQRIARQDTTESEDDGGRSHRAHRWSLRLSPHRTQDRTILEESVSQVRPLVLCRPCGGIVQGSPAEDGRRAWHWAWHWAWHWAWHWACSSPIWPLLQLLIFSISIAVFIYIYNCL, from the exons atgagcagggtgtgtgtgtgctcacactGCTGTGGACCCCATGCTCTTCAG gaggCACAGAAGGGGGGTAAGCACACAGGACTGAAAGCCCGATCCTCAGAGGGCTATGGAACAGAG GAGGAGTGCCTCCTTTCAGACCCTCAAGGAGACAGTGATGCCGATGCTGATATCGAGGACACAGACAGCCG ACTACAGGAGGGCCGTCCCCTCCAGCGAATGAGCTTTCGGCGGCGGAGGCGGCAGCGAATAGCACGGCAGGACACCACAGAGAGTGAGGATGATGGGGGGCGGAGCCACAGAGCCCACCGCTGGAGTCTCCGCCTCAGCCCCCACCGCACCCAAGACCGCACCATCCTGGAG gaGAGTGTGTCTCAGGTCAGACCGTTGGTTTTGTGTCGGCCATGTGGGGGGATAGTACAGGGATCTCCCGCTGAAGACGGCAGGAGGGCGTGGCACTGGGCGTGGCACTGGGCGTGGCACTGGGCGTGGCACTGGGCGTGCTCATCGCCAATTTGGCCCCTATTGCAATTGTTAATTTTTAGCATTTCAattgctgtatttatttatatttataattgtTTATAG
- the LOC133134582 gene encoding craniofacial development protein 2-like: MLDDASRPHRRTALVAHELGKYNIDIAALSETRFSGEDSLTEVGKGYTFFWKGLPEDTRRLHRVGFAVRTKLLRNIPESPQGISERLMTWRIPLAKGRFATLISAYAPTLVADDGLKDAFYEVLDSILSKTPSSDKIILMGDFNARVGTDNLLWQGIIGKHGIGNSNSNGLRLLSLCAEHQLIITNTIFQLKNKHKTSWMHPRSKHWHLLDYIITRQQDQHDVSKTQAMRGAECWTDHRLIRSKFQLKIRLQSPDALASYRWKLYEGLSTPQASNPCSNTLNIERAWANLSSAIHTAASESLGLAKKHHQDWFDSNSAEIQHLLEAKHKAYTSHISNPQSSSLLSRWKAIRAETQRQLRTMENEWWLKKAHEIQAFADSNNTHAFYQAVKSLYGPQRHAISPNQNAHSREKHNDSAGITMRNNP; encoded by the exons ATGTTGGATGACGCTTCAAGACCCCACAGGCGCACCGCACTTGTTGCCCACGAGCTTGGCAAATACAACATCGACATTGCTGCCCTGAGCGAGACCCGTTTCTCAGGAGAGGACTCGCTCACAGAAGTTGGGAAAGGATACACCTTCTTCTGGAAGGGCCTTCCAGAAGACACCCGACGACTACACAGAGTTGGCTTTGCCGTAAGAACCAAACTCCTTCGTAACATCCCAGAATCACCCCAGGGAATCAGCGAAAGACTAATGACCTGGCGCATTCCACTCGCCAAGGGCCGCTTTGCTACCCTCATTAGTGCATACGCACCAACCCTGGTTGCAGACGATGGTTTAAAGGATGCATTTTATGAGGTCCTAGACAGTATACTGTCAAAAACACCTTCCTCCGACAAAATCATTCTTATGGGAGACTTCAATGCCAGAGTGGGCACCGACAATCTACTCTGGCAAGGAATTATTGGAAAACATGGCATAGGCAACTCAAACAGCAATGGCCTAAGGCTTCTCTCACTCTGTGCTGAACATCAATTGATCATCACCAATACCATATTTCAGCTGAAAAACAAGCATAAAACATCATGGATGCACCCACGATCTAAACACTGGCATCTACTCGACTACATAATCACTCGTCAACAGGACCAGCATGACGTGTCCAAAACTCAGGCCATGCGTGGCGCTGAGTGTTGGACAGACCATCGTCTAATCCGCTCAAAATTCCAGTTAAAGATCCGCC TCCAGTCCCCTGATGCCCTGGCGAGTTACCGCTGGAAACTCTATGAAGGTCTCTCCACCCCCCAAGCTAGCAACCCCTGCAGCAACACCCTCAACATTGAGCGTGCCTGGGCTAACCTCAGCTCAGCCATACACACAGCTGCATCTGAATCACTAGGCCTCGCCaaaaaacaccatcaggacTGGTTTGACAGCAACTCTGCTGAAATTCAACATCTCTTGGAAGCAAAACATAAGGCTTATACTTCCCATATCTCAAACCCAcagtcctcctccctcctctcacgGTGGAAAGCCATCCGTGCGGAGACCCAGAGGCAGCTCCGAACCATGGAGAATGAATGGTGGCTCAAAAAGGCTCATGAGATCCAAGCCTTTGCAGACTCCAATAACACTCACGCCTTCTACCAAGCAGTCAAGTCACTGTATGGACCACAAAGACATGCCATCTCCCCA AATCAAAACGCACATTCCAGAGAGAAGCACAACGACAGCGCAGGCATCACCATGCGCAACAACCCCTAG
- the si:ch211-63p21.1 gene encoding uncharacterized protein si:ch211-63p21.1 isoform X2, with amino-acid sequence MLFRRHRRGEECLLSDPQGDSDADADIEDTDSRLQEGRPLQRMSFRRRRRQRIARQDTTESEDDGGRSHRAHRWSLRLSPHRTQDRTILEESVSQVRPLVLCRPCGGIVQGSPAEDGRRAWHWAWHWAWHWAWHWACSSPIWPLLQLLIFSISIAVFIYIYNCL; translated from the exons ATGCTCTTCAG gaggCACAGAAGGGGG GAGGAGTGCCTCCTTTCAGACCCTCAAGGAGACAGTGATGCCGATGCTGATATCGAGGACACAGACAGCCG ACTACAGGAGGGCCGTCCCCTCCAGCGAATGAGCTTTCGGCGGCGGAGGCGGCAGCGAATAGCACGGCAGGACACCACAGAGAGTGAGGATGATGGGGGGCGGAGCCACAGAGCCCACCGCTGGAGTCTCCGCCTCAGCCCCCACCGCACCCAAGACCGCACCATCCTGGAG gaGAGTGTGTCTCAGGTCAGACCGTTGGTTTTGTGTCGGCCATGTGGGGGGATAGTACAGGGATCTCCCGCTGAAGACGGCAGGAGGGCGTGGCACTGGGCGTGGCACTGGGCGTGGCACTGGGCGTGGCACTGGGCGTGCTCATCGCCAATTTGGCCCCTATTGCAATTGTTAATTTTTAGCATTTCAattgctgtatttatttatatttataattgtTTATAG